The Bacillus sp. Bos-x628 genome segment CGCCCCGTTTAATAGAGCACCATAAACATCAAAGGTAAAACCATCGAATGCGCTATTTGATAAAGAGAGCAATGTATCTGTTTCTGAGATGGTTAAGTAATTGGTATTTTTGACAACCCGGGCAATATTAGAATGGGTTGTCATAATCCCTTTTGGTTGTCCCGTTGTACCAGATGTATACATGATGTACGCCATATCATGCAGACCGCCCTCAAGCGTCAGGTTCTCTGGGCTCATCAACGAAATTTCCTGATCATCTGTGAAAATATATGTGCCGTGAAAGGCAAACGCCTTCGCCTGACTAATGAAGGAAGATTGAGTCAGAAGATGTGTGGCTCCGCTGTCCTTTAACATATATTGAATGCGGCTGTCTGGATACTCGGGATCAATTGGCACATAGATAGCGCCTGCCTTTAACACAGCAAGCAGACTGATGATGAGTTCTGGCGTACGCTCCGCTAAAATGGCAATTACTGTTTGATGGGCAACCCCATTTTTTTGTAAATGCCGTGCCAATCGATTGGCCTGTTCATTGAGCTCAGCATAAGTGATCGTTTGTCCTCCGGCTGACAATGCCGGCGCATTTGGCTGTTTGCGGACATTATGCTCGAACCACTTAGACAAATAGAGCTGTTCATGCTCAAGTTCAGGCGCATTGAATTCCTCAAGAATACGTTGCTTTTCCTGCTTTGTCGTAAGTGTAAGTGTGTGAACGGATTGATCTGGATGCTTGATCACCTCTTTTAGTAAGAGATGAAGCTGTTCCTTTAGGCGATGGACAAAGCTAGGTTCAAAGGCTTTTTGATTAAAGGCTAGCTTCAATTGCAATTGTTCTCCTGGTGACGCCAGCAAATTGAGATCGTAGTTCGATTTTTCAAATATGTTCATATCTTTCACTGAAAATCCCAGCAGTGTCTCTTGGTCGTCTTTTTTTGCGTGCGGCACATTCTCAAATACCACAATATGATCGATTAGCTGTTGATGACCTGTCTTTGACTGAATTTCATAAATCGGTATATATTGGTGCGGTTCAGCCGCAAGCGACTGCTGCTGCGTTTCTGTTAATAGTGAACGAAATGTCACTTGATCCGTCAGTTGGACTCTCTTTGGGATGACATTGATGAACAACCCGACCATCCGATCAACACCAGCCAAATCTGCCGGACGTCCTGACACAACCGTTCCGAAAAGAACATCATTTGACCGCTGATACCTGCTGAGCAGAATAGACCACACGGATTGGAGCGCACTGCTTAAAGTGGTATTCTGCTGCGAAGCTAAAGCGGACAATGCGGTCGTTTCTTCTTTGCCCAATGCCCATTCAATTTCGCCTAGTACATATTCTGTCGTTTGTTTTCGTTGCTCTTTAAAGGTAGTTTGTCCTTCAAACCCCGCTAATGTTTGCTGCCAATAATGAAGAGACGCTTGTTTGTCTTGTTTTTCCAACCACTGAATATAATCCTTATACGGTTTGACTGGCTGTAGTTTGCAAGGCATCTCGTGCAAAAGTGCATGGTAAATCGCAAATAATTCTTGCACGACAAGTCCGAAACACCAGCCATCAAGGAGGATATGATGGTAACTCCATATCCAGCGATAGCTTGAAGGTCCAGTTTGGAAAAGCGAGACCCGCATGAGCATATCCTTCGACAAGTCAAACCCTCTTAACTGATCCTCTTGTTTAAACGTATCGATATGCACGAGCTGTTCCTTTTCAGAAAGGCTCTGCAAATCAATGACATCCATGTGGAAAGGTCGTTTCTTTAAGACAACCTGGATAGGGCGTTTGACTTTCTCGTGAAGGAACACGGTACGAAAAATATCGTACCGATTCACGATGATATTCATGCTTTCCTCAAGCAAATCATGGCGAAGTAAGCCTTCTACTTTCATATCCATTTGTTCTATATAAAAGCCCTTTTCTTGATGATGGAGGGTATGAAACAGCATTCCTTCTTGCATCGGTGACAAATAATACATATCTTGAACTTGATCCTTTTGAAATTGACTCATCTATTTCATTCCTCCTTCCCTTTTTAAATGACTGTGCAACTGGTGTTATGTCAATTTCTCCTCAAGCATGTCAAAAATATCATCTATTTCTTCCATTTCAAGATCCGTTGCGGAGAAGTCACTCGGCGTGAATTCTCGCTCATGACGAGCTAAGCAATGTGCTATGATCGCAGTGAGTTTTTCCTTTAACAAATTCATCAACTGCTGAATCGTCTGTTCTTCATATTCACCTTTGCAATAAGAGCACGAAAGAATGAATTGATTGTTTTTGACAAGACCACTCAAGTTTAGCTTGTAAATAGCTTCAGATTCAGGACTTGCTTGACGGCCCATATCATATATTGACGGACCGAACAGTTCCGTACGGACTTCTTGATCAATTTGACCAAGGTAATTAAAACTGATCTCTGGATTCACTCGTTCTTCTGACGGGAGGCACGCTGTCAGGTACCTTAAGATACCGTAGCCAATTCCTTTATTTGGTACACGCCTTAGCATTTCTTTTGTGGTTTTGATGGCATCTGCTATCTCCTGATCAGGCTTTGTCTTTAATACGACAGGATACATGCTCGTAAACCATCCAACCGTTCGGGATACATCTAAGCCTGATAAAATATCCTCTCTCCCATGACCTTCAAGCTGGACATGTACATGCGAAAGACCTGACCATTCTCCGACCGCAAGATCAAGTGCACATAGAAGAATGTCGTTCATTTCCGTCGTATACGGATGGTGAACATCTGTTAAAAGATGCTCGGTTTCAAGTTCTGTCAGTTGAATTTGCACGGCACTGGATTCAGCAACCGTCCTTTCTTTCACTTGATAATCAACAGGTAGAACCGCAAATGGTTTTCTTTCAATCTCTGCCCAGTACTCGCTTTGGCTTTTTAATGTGTGTGACTGTGCGTATCGCTCCACCGCTTCTGCCCATTCTTTGAAGGAATGAGTTTTTGGCGGAAGGACAAGCGTTAGTCCTTGCTCTGCTTGCTGATAAAGAGACATAAAATCTTCAAGTAAAATGCGGCATGAGACACCGTCAATGACGAGATGATGTGTCACGATCAGTAAATGATCTCCGTTTTCCGTATGGAAACATACGATTTTCATTAACGGTCCTTTTTCGAGGTTCAACTGTCGCTGATACTCATTAGCATATGTGGAGATAGTCGTTTTCACGTCCTGCTCTTTTGCTACATTGCAAGAAACGATCGAAATCGGTTCTGTGAGCTCACGCTGATTGTACTGCATGATCTCACCATGAACGTTTCGGTACACCATTCGCAACGCATCATGATGTGAGAGTAATTTTTGCATGATTTGTTTCGTAATCTTAAGGTTAAACCCATTCGGTGCGTGAAGCATCATCGATAAATTCCAGTGATGCTGGTTGCTGAACTTTCGTTCAAAGAACCAGCGTTGAATCGGTGTAAGGATGACCTCTCCTTCGACTGGTGATTGATCGGCCGTCATCAGATCTGCCTCTTCTAAATATGGGCGGATTTCCGCAATGGTCGGGTGCTGGAATAACAGTTTCATATCGAGCTTCCAGCCTTTTTGTGTTAACCTGCTCGCCATTTGAATTCCTTTGATCGAATCTCCACCTAGGAAGAAAAAATGATCATGGATGCCTACTCGATTGACCCCTAAGACATCTGCCCAAATGTCGCAAAGAAGGGTTTCTAATTCGTCCCTTGGCGCTTCATATGCCGTTTGATTCGCCTCCATATCAGGATCTGGCAAGGCTTTGTGATCGACTTTCCCATTTACCGTTACCGGTAATTGGTCTAAACGCATGATCCATGATGGCATCATATATTCTGGTAATGTTCGTTTTAAGCTTTCTTGCAAGGTGCTCGTTTCTTCATCTGTGACAACGTATGCGGCAAGTGCGGTCTGACCGCCTGCATTTTGAACGGTCGTCACCACCGCTTCTTTCACTGAATCAAGTGCGAGTAGGTGGGCTTCAATTTCAGACAACTCAATACGGAATCCGCGAATTTTCACTTGATGGTCTTTCCTGCCGATATAGATCAGTTCGCCATCCTCTGTCCATTTGACAAGGTCACCTGTTCGGTACATGCGCTCTCCTGGATAAAATGGATCTGCCACAAATCGTTGGTCCGTTTCCTCCGGGAGATGCCAATAACCTCTCGCCAGTCCTTTCCCCGCAACGACCAACTCTCCAGGTACGCCTGGCGGCGAGAGATCATATAAAGAACTCATGATGTAAAAGCGGGTATTAGCAATCGCTGTTCCGATAGGAAGCGTGCCTTGATTTGGTTCAATGATACCGCTTGTCGCCACAACGGTATTCTCGGTTGGTCCATAGTTATTCACAAGTGTGTAACGGACTGGCTTCACCTGCTTGAGCTTGTCACCGCCTGTGAGTAAATAGCGCAAGGAATCGTTCTCAAGCGTCATAAATTGCTCACAAAGCTGTGTCGGCAGGAATGCAATGGTGATGCCTTCTTCATTGAAATACGTATTGAGCTTGACAATATCGAGTCGGATGGCTTCATCAATGATGTGTAGCTCTGCGCCGGCGATCCATGTCGGGAACATCTCCCAAATGGAGGCATCAAAGCCAAAGCCGGCATATTTTGCGGTTCGATCTGCACTCGTCACCTCAAAGGCATTTTTGTGCCAGAAACAGAGATTGACAAGTGACTGATGTTCGATCATGACACCTTTCGGCTTTCCAGTCGTACCGGATGTGTAAATGATATAAGCGAGATCGGTCGGTTTGACATGGACGTGAACGTCCTGCGCTTCTCCTTCAAACGCCTCTTCCAAATAAAGTACGCAACCTGTGAACGGCAGTGGAACCGGCAAGTCTTTTTGTATCAAAAGCACCTTTGCCCCGCAGTCCTCCAGCATATATGCAATCCGCTGTTTAGGGTAATCGGCATCCATTGGCACAAAGACCGCACCTGCTTTCAGAACGCCAAGTAAAGCGGCTGACATCTCAAGTGATGGACGGGTGAGAATGCCTACCCGATCTCCTGGCTTTGTGCCAAGGGAGATTAGTTTCTCGGCAAGAATATTCGCCCGGCTGTTCAGTTCCTCATAAGTCCAGCTTGCGCGGCAGAAGGTCACCGCCTTTTGATGAGGTGTACTGGTTGCTTGTTGTTCAATCAGGGCATGAATGGTTTGATCTTCTGGAACTTCAAGGATAGGTCCTGACCAATCAGCAATCATTTCCCACTTTTCTTCTTCGGTTAAGATAGACAGCTTGGATATTGATTGATTTGGCTTTGCAATCATTTCGTCTACAATTTGTTCAAAGTATCGACTCCAGCGTTGAATCGTGTCCTTTTTAAATAGGGCTGTTGCATACTCAAAACGCAAATTCATTTGACCTTGCACTTCAAATACACCGAGCGTTAAGTCAAATTTTGCGTGTTGGGTTTCCTGCTGTTTTTGGTAGAGCTTCAATCCCTTGAGTTCAGGTAATGTGAAATCACGATCATCTGTTGTCAGCAAGACACTAAACAATGGATTGCGGGCTGTATCTTTTGGAATTTCTAATTGAGTAACCAATTCCTCGAACGGGAAGCCTTGATGCTCATAGGCAGATAGGTTACGATCTTTCACCTGCTCGAGCAAGTCTTCCACTGTTTGTTCGAGCTGTACTTTGTTGCGAAGTGCCAGCGTATTTACAAACATACCTGGAATACGCTCAAGGGCAGCATGTGTACGTCCAGCCGTCACAGCACCTATCACAATGTCCGTCTGACCTGTTAGTTTATGAAGGAAAATGGTCAAGGCTGTTTGCATTATCATATTCAAACTCACGCCTTTTTCAGCCATAAGCGATTTAATTCGCTGTGCCTTATGAGCAGATATCTGTCTATCAACACGATCTCCTTCAAAAGACTGTACAGCAGGACGTGTAAAATCCAGTGGCAGCGCCAAGTCTTCTGGAGGTTGTGCATATTGCTTCAACCAATACTGTCGATCTTTCTCAAGTGATTTTTTTTGTTTTTCTTCCTGTTGCCATACCGCATAATCTTTGTAATGCAGTAAGACTGGCGGTAAAGACTTTTTCTCATACAGTTGTGCTAATTCCTGAATGAGCAGACTGCGTGTGACACCATCTGCAATGATGTGGTGCATGTCCATCATGAACACATATTTCTCATCTGACAGCTTCGCAATTTTCGCTCTCATCAATGGCGCCTGCTGTAAAGAGAAAGGTGTGATAAATTCTTTCACCACGGTCTGCTCCTGATTTTCTTCTATTTCAACAACCTCTAATGTAAATGGCACACGACGATATACCTTTTGGACAGGTACACCGTCAATTTCCACAAAAGCTGTCCGTAGGGATTCATGTCTTTCGATTAAAGCTTGAATCGCCTCTTCAAGCTGTTTCACATCAAGATTCCCCTCCATCATGAAGATAGCTGGCATATGGTATGTGACAGCTTCTGGATGAAGTTGTTGAAGGACATACATACGTTTTTGTGCAGATGAGACAGGGTAGAAATCTTGCCTTTCCGCTGGCTGGATTGTTGTGACCGTTGAAAGGTCTGCTTCCTCTATATATGCGGCCATTGCCCGAATCGTTGGTTTTTCAAAAAGGACTTTCAGCGGTACATGCTTATTCAGCTTAGCTTGCATCTTTGAAATCAGCATCATGCCTTTAAGGGAGTGTCCACCCAATTCAAAAAAGTGATCATAAACACCGATATGTTCAATCCCCAGAACATCTGACCAAATGTTACAAAGGACGTGTTCAAGCTCTGTTTCTGGATGCGTATGTTCCGCACGGCTCATATGTAGCTCATGTGGCAGCGGCAGAGCTTTTGCATCCACCTTTCCGTTTCTCGTGAGCGGAATTTCATTCACTTTGACGAAATAGGTGGGCATCATGTAATCTGGCAATATCTCCGAGAGTTTTTCTCTAAACGTCAACGTTCCAATCTGTTCAGTTGCGGTATAATATAGCACCAATTCTGGCAAACGAGACAGTTGAACTACTTTGACATACGCCTCTTGAATGGACGTAAGCGCACGTGCAGCATACTCGATTTCCTGTTTCTCGATTCGATAGCCGCGAATTTTAACCTGATCATCAACTCTTCCTAGAAACTCAATTTCTCCATTTGAATGCTGTCTGACCAAATCACCAGTTCGATACATCCGTTCTTTAGGGAAATACGGATTTTGAAGAAAGCGCTCTGCTGTTAATTCAGGCTGATTCAAATATCCTCTAGACACTCCTTCACCTGATATATACAGCTCTCCCGGTGCTCCATAGGGAACAAGACGTTGTTGGCGATTGAATACTAGTGCTCTTGTGTGAGCGATTGGGCGTCCGATCACTGGACGGGCTTTCAAGGCGTCTACCTTATGTGGTGTCACCAGCTTTGCCACTGTACCGATAGTTGTCTCTGTCGGCCCATAATGATTCATGACTGCCACGCATGGGTGATGCTTCATAAACGTCTCAACGTCCTCTAGTATGATGGGTTCTCCTCCTAGTACAACCAACCGCAATGCATCAAAGTCATGATTCTTAGAATCTGCCATCATATGAAACAATGATGGTGTCATTTTGATATAAGTCAGCTGATGCTCATCAATGAAACGCATCAGCCGCACAGGATCTGTATAGACTTCCTCACGAGGAATATAGAGTGAACCGCCTGCTTTTAGCATTGGAAAGATACTTGTGTAGCCTAGATCATATGCATAGGAAGAGAGCAGTGCAGTGCGATCGCACTCTTGGAGTGATACCTCTTTTGTCAACCAATTGACGTAGTGTGACAAATTACGATGGGTTAACTGCACACCCTTTGGTTTCCCAGTTGTACCCGATGTGTAAATCACATAAGCAAGTTGATCAACAGATACGTATACGTCTGGCTTGTCCAATGAATGCGGCTGCTGTACCACTTTTTCTACATGTACCACATGAACGTGTTGTTGATTCTTATACATGTCTAGATAATCCTCATCTGTTACGATCACTCGTGCACCACAATCCTCTAATGTGTAACGAATACGTTCATCAGGAAATGCTGGATCAATAGGCACAAATGCGCCTCCTGCCTTCATCACACCGAGCATTGACACGACGAGGTAAACCGAACGATCAAGGATTAGCGCAACGGCGCTTTCTTTTTTCACTCCTCGAAGAATCAGTTCACTGCTGAGCGCATTTGACATGTTATCGAGTTCACGATATGTCAGCTTCCTTTGATCATCTATGACCGCAATCGCATCTGGCGTTTCCCTTGCTTGGCGTGAGAACTGCACATGAAATGGCTCATGAATAATCGGTTGCTCTCCTTCCCCTTGATCTAACCGCTCCATTTGCTCTTGATGATCCAGTATATTTAACAAACCAAGCATCTGATCCGGCTGACTGACCGCCTCACGAATAATAGCAAGAAGATGTTTCCCTAGTAAGCGGACGGTCTCTTCTTTAAATAGTGCCGTTGCATAGTCAAAGCTCAGCTTTAATTCTCCCTTGCGTTCAAATGCCTCTAAAGACAAATCAAATTTCACTGATTGATGCTGCACAGCATAAGGCGAAATTTCAAGCTCACCTAGCTTTAAAGCTGGAACCTCCATGTTTTGCATATTAAATGAGACGCTAAAGAGCGGACTTCGGCTAGTATCACGGTCTAGCGGCAAACGTGCAATGAACTCTTCAAGTGGATAGCTTTGATGTGAGAAAGCATCTAGACTCGTTTGCTTCATTTCTTCGAGAAACTGTAAAAATGATTTTTCCTGCTCTGGTTTTCCGCGCATCGCAATGGTGTTGATAAACATACCCGGCATATCCTGTATATCAGGATGCGTCCGACCTGCAACAGGAGAACCAACGATTACATCCTCTTGTCCACTATAGGTCGCAAGCAACACTTGGAAAGCAGATAATAGGAACATATACAATGTGGTATCTGTTTTCTGAAGTAATTCATGAATGCGCTTAGTTGTTGCTTGATCACAGCCAAACATGACACGTTCCCCAGAGAAATCTCGTTCAATTGGGCGCGGGTAATCTGTTGGCAATTGTAGAACCGGCAATTCTCCATCAAATTGCTTAAGCCAATAGGCTTCATGCTCTTTCTGCCTTTGTGTTTCTTGTGCGTTCGAGAGCCAAACCGCATAGTCTTTATAATGAATGGTCCTTTTTTCAAGCATTTTCCCCTCATAGGCGTTAGCCAAATCTTGAATGTACGTCTTCATGGAAGTGCCATCCGTAATGAGATGATGTGCTTCAAGGACAAGAAGATGACGATCTTCTCTTACTTTCAGAAGCTGTGCTCTTAAAAGTGGCGCTTTTGCCAAATCGAATGGTTCTTTACATCTCGTAATATATGCTTCTGCATTCTCTTCCTTTATTTCAATCATTGAAAGGTCAAAGGATGTGCATTTCTCCACTCTTTGCACAATCTCTCCATCTTTCATATGAAAACTTGTTCTAAGAATTTCATGCGTTTGGATCAACTGGTGAAAAGCTGAGTGAAGCCGTTGTCTGTCAAGTGCCCCGTCGAGCGTTAATACGATAGGAATATGATAGTTGGTACTATCAGGCTCAAGTGTTTGCAAAATGTATAGACGCCGCTGGGCAGGTGACACCGGATAGTCCTCCGCTTTCTTTGCTGGTAAAATTGGATTCTCCTGCTTTTGTTCATCCTGATCTATATATGCCGCAAGTGAGCGAATTGTTGGCTGCTTAAATATGATTTGAATCGGGACTTCCTTTTGAAACACTTCTTGAATCTTCGCTGACATCATCATCGCTTTGAGTGAATGTCCACCAGCCTTGAAGAAATGCTCCTCTACCCCAATGTTTTTACCAAGTAATTCTCCCCAAATATCAGCAAGTGCTTTTTCTGTTTCGGTTTTAGGCAGGCTTGTCTCCAATTGCTCACGCTGCGCTACATCCGGCTTAGGTAATGCTTTTTTATCTACCTTTCCGTTTGTAGTAAGAGGAAAAGCGTCTAGCTGCATGACATGATGCGGTATCATATAAGCTGGTAAATCTCTATTTAATAAACTACGAACCGCTTCTTCGGTCATAGCCCCTGTATAGTAAATGGTCATTTCCTTTTCGTGAGAGGAAGACTCACGTATGAGAACAACAGTATCGTCAATCTCTTTCACTTGTTGAAGGACTGCTTCAATTTCACCAAGTTCGATACGGAAACCGCGAATTTTCACTTGGTCATCCGCCCGTCCAAGGAATTCAATCTGCCCATCTACTCCATATCTAGCCAAATCACCTGTTCGATACAAGCGCCCTCCAGCTCTAAAGGGATTCTCCATGAATGCTTGATTTGTTAAATCAGGCTGATTGAGATATCCTCTTGATACGCCATCGCCACCAACATAAAGTTCCCCTGGTGCTCCAATTGGCTGAAGCCGCTGAAATTCATCTAAAATATAGGCTGAAGAATGATTGATCGGCTGACCAATTGGGATGGCGCCGGTTTCATCTCCTCTTACTTCGTAAATCGTTGAGATGGTTGTATTTTCTGTCGGACCATACGCATTCAGTAACATGAGCTCAGGGTTGGCTTTTTTCACGAGCTCTGCACTTTTAGGATTGATCACATCCCCACCAGTGATCATCTTCTTTAATCCTGTAAACATTTCTGGCCGCTGTAAACCAAGCTGATTGAATAATCCTGTCGTTAAAAATAGTGCTGTCAGCTCATGCGTTTTGATCAATTGTTCAAATCGATTCATATCGAGTAACGTGTCTCGGCTGATTGGATAAAGTGTTGCTCCATTTAACAAAGTTGTGAATATCTCAAATGTGATGGCATCGAAGCTCACTGCCCCTGTATGAGCCATACGATCCGATGTTTTTAAACCGATTTTCTCCTGAGAGAGCGCTAATCTCACAATATGCTGATGCTCAATTTGGACCCCTTTTGGTCGTCCAGTAGATCCTGACGTGTACATGATATAGGCCAGATGAGAAGGAGATATTTTGACAGTTGATAGCGTTTGTTTCCCCTTAGGTACATGTAACACATTGACAGTCTGTATCCTCTCATGAATTGGCGGCTTTCCGTCAGCATGTAACAAGAGTGAAACGTCGCTATCTTCAAGCATCCACTTAATTCTTTCTTTAGGTTGCGCTGGGTCAATCGGGACGTAAGCAGCGCCTGCATGCAGGACAGCTAAAATAGCGATGACGGCATCTGCTGATCGATTCATATAGACAGCAACCGTATCTTTAGGCTTTACACCTTTTTCGACAAGGTGGCCAGCTAAACAATAAATATCTTGCCCTAGCTCTTGATATGTGAAAGTGCGCTCTCCTTCGACTAATGCCAGATGGTCAGGGTGTGTCTTTATACGCTCCTTGAGCAGCTCTGGGATTGACATGTGCTTTGGATAATCTCGATCAGTCTGATTCCAAGTTTCAATCTGCTGTCTTTCATCTTCTGTGATACATGGTACTTCATAAAGACGTACATCTGGGTGATCAATGACCTGTGCCATTAGACTAGTTAGATGCATCGATATATGTGCAATTAAAGACTCTTCGAAAGCCATCGCGTTGTATTTGATTTTCAGTGTCCACGTCTTTCCTGGATAGACAAGCAAGTTAAAATCAAAACTCGTTTGTTCAAATCCACCCTTTACATCAATTGAAAAGCCAAGACGTGCAGACATCGTGTCATCTGACAGCTCCTGATCTAATGGATAATTTTCAAAACCAACTAAATGATTGAATAGTTGCCCTCCAGCAGCCGTTTTTTGCTGAATGTCATAAAGCGGCACAAAATCATAGTTTTCCGCTTCAAGCGCATGCTGTTGCACCTCTTGAAATAGCTCTCTGAAGGTTTGCTCTTGATCCAATTTCACCCTGACAGGTATGGTATTGATGAAAAGCCCCGCCATGCGCTCGATTCCAGAAATACTTGGAGGTCTTCCCGATACGACAGTTCCAAATGTGACGTCATCAGAAGCATGGTATCTGCCTAAAAGAACCGACCACACGGCTTGGAAAAGGTTCGACGTTGTCACCTGACTGTGTCTTGCCAAATCTTGAATCGCTTCGACCATCTGTTCATCCCATGTGAACGTCCATTCCTTGTGATCGTATTTTCCGTTTGCATCTTGCTGTTGCAGAAGTTCTTGATGCCGAACAGCACCAGCTAAACGTTCCTTCCAATAGACTTCAGCTTCATTTTTGTTTTGCTTTCCAAGCCATTGGATATAGTCCGCAAAAGGCTTGCCTTGTGATGTATCTGGCGTACGTCCATTTCGATAGGACTCATAATAATGAAACAGTTTTTTCATCATGACACCCATGGACCAACCATCCATGATGATATGATGGTTGCTCCAAATCAGATGCCAACTTGTTTCATTCAACTGAAAAACAGCGACTTTAAACAAAATATCATTGGTTAAGTGGAATCCTTGCTTCTTCACTTGCTTCTTATATTGATCTAATACGTTTTGCTGCCGG includes the following:
- a CDS encoding amino acid adenylation domain-containing protein, giving the protein MSKQKIQKVYPLTPMQEGMLYHAMLDPNSSSYFTQLELGLSGEFDPVLFEKSINELIRTYDILRTAFVYQQLQKPRQIVLAERHADVYTEDLTNLNHHRQQNVLDQYKKQVKKQGFHLTNDILFKVAVFQLNETSWHLIWSNHHIIMDGWSMGVMMKKLFHYYESYRNGRTPDTSQGKPFADYIQWLGKQNKNEAEVYWKERLAGAVRHQELLQQQDANGKYDHKEWTFTWDEQMVEAIQDLARHSQVTTSNLFQAVWSVLLGRYHASDDVTFGTVVSGRPPSISGIERMAGLFINTIPVRVKLDQEQTFRELFQEVQQHALEAENYDFVPLYDIQQKTAAGGQLFNHLVGFENYPLDQELSDDTMSARLGFSIDVKGGFEQTSFDFNLLVYPGKTWTLKIKYNAMAFEESLIAHISMHLTSLMAQVIDHPDVRLYEVPCITEDERQQIETWNQTDRDYPKHMSIPELLKERIKTHPDHLALVEGERTFTYQELGQDIYCLAGHLVEKGVKPKDTVAVYMNRSADAVIAILAVLHAGAAYVPIDPAQPKERIKWMLEDSDVSLLLHADGKPPIHERIQTVNVLHVPKGKQTLSTVKISPSHLAYIMYTSGSTGRPKGVQIEHQHIVRLALSQEKIGLKTSDRMAHTGAVSFDAITFEIFTTLLNGATLYPISRDTLLDMNRFEQLIKTHELTALFLTTGLFNQLGLQRPEMFTGLKKMITGGDVINPKSAELVKKANPELMLLNAYGPTENTTISTIYEVRGDETGAIPIGQPINHSSAYILDEFQRLQPIGAPGELYVGGDGVSRGYLNQPDLTNQAFMENPFRAGGRLYRTGDLARYGVDGQIEFLGRADDQVKIRGFRIELGEIEAVLQQVKEIDDTVVLIRESSSHEKEMTIYYTGAMTEEAVRSLLNRDLPAYMIPHHVMQLDAFPLTTNGKVDKKALPKPDVAQREQLETSLPKTETEKALADIWGELLGKNIGVEEHFFKAGGHSLKAMMMSAKIQEVFQKEVPIQIIFKQPTIRSLAAYIDQDEQKQENPILPAKKAEDYPVSPAQRRLYILQTLEPDSTNYHIPIVLTLDGALDRQRLHSAFHQLIQTHEILRTSFHMKDGEIVQRVEKCTSFDLSMIEIKEENAEAYITRCKEPFDLAKAPLLRAQLLKVREDRHLLVLEAHHLITDGTSMKTYIQDLANAYEGKMLEKRTIHYKDYAVWLSNAQETQRQKEHEAYWLKQFDGELPVLQLPTDYPRPIERDFSGERVMFGCDQATTKRIHELLQKTDTTLYMFLLSAFQVLLATYSGQEDVIVGSPVAGRTHPDIQDMPGMFINTIAMRGKPEQEKSFLQFLEEMKQTSLDAFSHQSYPLEEFIARLPLDRDTSRSPLFSVSFNMQNMEVPALKLGELEISPYAVQHQSVKFDLSLEAFERKGELKLSFDYATALFKEETVRLLGKHLLAIIREAVSQPDQMLGLLNILDHQEQMERLDQGEGEQPIIHEPFHVQFSRQARETPDAIAVIDDQRKLTYRELDNMSNALSSELILRGVKKESAVALILDRSVYLVVSMLGVMKAGGAFVPIDPAFPDERIRYTLEDCGARVIVTDEDYLDMYKNQQHVHVVHVEKVVQQPHSLDKPDVYVSVDQLAYVIYTSGTTGKPKGVQLTHRNLSHYVNWLTKEVSLQECDRTALLSSYAYDLGYTSIFPMLKAGGSLYIPREEVYTDPVRLMRFIDEHQLTYIKMTPSLFHMMADSKNHDFDALRLVVLGGEPIILEDVETFMKHHPCVAVMNHYGPTETTIGTVAKLVTPHKVDALKARPVIGRPIAHTRALVFNRQQRLVPYGAPGELYISGEGVSRGYLNQPELTAERFLQNPYFPKERMYRTGDLVRQHSNGEIEFLGRVDDQVKIRGYRIEKQEIEYAARALTSIQEAYVKVVQLSRLPELVLYYTATEQIGTLTFREKLSEILPDYMMPTYFVKVNEIPLTRNGKVDAKALPLPHELHMSRAEHTHPETELEHVLCNIWSDVLGIEHIGVYDHFFELGGHSLKGMMLISKMQAKLNKHVPLKVLFEKPTIRAMAAYIEEADLSTVTTIQPAERQDFYPVSSAQKRMYVLQQLHPEAVTYHMPAIFMMEGNLDVKQLEEAIQALIERHESLRTAFVEIDGVPVQKVYRRVPFTLEVVEIEENQEQTVVKEFITPFSLQQAPLMRAKIAKLSDEKYVFMMDMHHIIADGVTRSLLIQELAQLYEKKSLPPVLLHYKDYAVWQQEEKQKKSLEKDRQYWLKQYAQPPEDLALPLDFTRPAVQSFEGDRVDRQISAHKAQRIKSLMAEKGVSLNMIMQTALTIFLHKLTGQTDIVIGAVTAGRTHAALERIPGMFVNTLALRNKVQLEQTVEDLLEQVKDRNLSAYEHQGFPFEELVTQLEIPKDTARNPLFSVLLTTDDRDFTLPELKGLKLYQKQQETQHAKFDLTLGVFEVQGQMNLRFEYATALFKKDTIQRWSRYFEQIVDEMIAKPNQSISKLSILTEEEKWEMIADWSGPILEVPEDQTIHALIEQQATSTPHQKAVTFCRASWTYEELNSRANILAEKLISLGTKPGDRVGILTRPSLEMSAALLGVLKAGAVFVPMDADYPKQRIAYMLEDCGAKVLLIQKDLPVPLPFTGCVLYLEEAFEGEAQDVHVHVKPTDLAYIIYTSGTTGKPKGVMIEHQSLVNLCFWHKNAFEVTSADRTAKYAGFGFDASIWEMFPTWIAGAELHIIDEAIRLDIVKLNTYFNEEGITIAFLPTQLCEQFMTLENDSLRYLLTGGDKLKQVKPVRYTLVNNYGPTENTVVATSGIIEPNQGTLPIGTAIANTRFYIMSSLYDLSPPGVPGELVVAGKGLARGYWHLPEETDQRFVADPFYPGERMYRTGDLVKWTEDGELIYIGRKDHQVKIRGFRIELSEIEAHLLALDSVKEAVVTTVQNAGGQTALAAYVVTDEETSTLQESLKRTLPEYMMPSWIMRLDQLPVTVNGKVDHKALPDPDMEANQTAYEAPRDELETLLCDIWADVLGVNRVGIHDHFFFLGGDSIKGIQMASRLTQKGWKLDMKLLFQHPTIAEIRPYLEEADLMTADQSPVEGEVILTPIQRWFFERKFSNQHHWNLSMMLHAPNGFNLKITKQIMQKLLSHHDALRMVYRNVHGEIMQYNQRELTEPISIVSCNVAKEQDVKTTISTYANEYQRQLNLEKGPLMKIVCFHTENGDHLLIVTHHLVIDGVSCRILLEDFMSLYQQAEQGLTLVLPPKTHSFKEWAEAVERYAQSHTLKSQSEYWAEIERKPFAVLPVDYQVKERTVAESSAVQIQLTELETEHLLTDVHHPYTTEMNDILLCALDLAVGEWSGLSHVHVQLEGHGREDILSGLDVSRTVGWFTSMYPVVLKTKPDQEIADAIKTTKEMLRRVPNKGIGYGILRYLTACLPSEERVNPEISFNYLGQIDQEVRTELFGPSIYDMGRQASPESEAIYKLNLSGLVKNNQFILSCSYCKGEYEEQTIQQLMNLLKEKLTAIIAHCLARHEREFTPSDFSATDLEMEEIDDIFDMLEEKLT